The following are from one region of the Quercus robur chromosome 1, dhQueRobu3.1, whole genome shotgun sequence genome:
- the LOC126728983 gene encoding L-type lectin-domain containing receptor kinase SIT2-like — protein MRLFPLLPLGTILVILYVSNIRMVFAQNENQFIYNGFLQAKLHLEGSAKITSNGLLLLTNTVNISYPQVGHAFFQSPLKFNTTSSGLSPSLSFSTNFVFAIVPQVPNVGANGLVFTISPSSSFTNVAGNQYLGLFNSSNEGLTSNHILAIELDTVLNPEFGDIDKNHVGIDVNSLKSVDSASAMYFSNKEGKNISLELTSGNPMHLWIDYDEAEKLLSVTLAPNGIPKPNQPLMSKSIDLSQYLLESMYVGFSAATGTLVPSNHYVLGWSFNKSGQAQSLDVSKLPSLPRQRKAKEISGLMIMVLLIAVALVLITITGTAYNSRRKKFEEIREDWEKEYGPHRFTYKYLYKATKGFSDKELLGAGGFGKVYRGILPSSNTQIAVKKVSHDSKQGMKEFVAEIISMGRLRHRNLVQLLGYCRRRGELLLVYDYMPNGSLDKLLYSNEKPNLNWIQRFRILKGVASGLLYLHEEWEQIVLHRDVKASNVLLDAELNGRLGDFGLARLYDHGTNSQTTHVVGTVGYLAPELTRTGRATTCTDVFSFGAFMLEVACGRRPIELQGLPEEVVLVDYVFLCWGKGAILDASDPRLEGNYVVEEMELVLKLGLFCSHLVPEARPSMRQVVQFLDGNAKLPELPNDKACFGTSTSNEVSDFLLSFPSSFSIASAPSCSSIDSILRSGR, from the coding sequence ATGAGGCTTTTCCCACTTTTACCATTGGGTACAATTCTTGTAATTCTGTATGTTTCCAATATTCGCATGGTCTTTGCTCAAAATGAAAACCAATTCATCTACAATGGCTTCCTTCAGGCCAAGCTGCATCTTGAGGGATCTGCTAAAATTACCAGCAATGGCCTACTGCTGCTAACCAATACCGTAAACATTTCATACCCGCAAGTTGGTCACGCTTTCTTCCAATCTCCTTTAAAATTCAACACAACTTCCTCAGGTTTAAGTccatctctctcattttctacAAACTTTGTATTTGCCATTGTTCCACAAGTGCCAAATGTTGGAGCTAACGGCTTGGTCTTCACCATCAGTCCATCAAGTAGCTTCACCAACGTTGCAGGAAATCAGTATCTAGGACTCTTCAATTCTTCAAATGAAGGCCTTACTTCAAACCACATTTTGGCCATCGAGCTTGACACTGTTCTGAATCCAGAATTTGGAGATATTGATAAAAATCATGTGGGAATCGATGTGAATAGCCTGAAATCAGTTGATTCAGCTTCCGCAATGTATTTTTCCAATAAAGAAGGGAAGAATATAAGCTTGGAGCTCACAAGTGGGAATCCAATGCATCTTTGGATAGACTATGATGAGGCAGAAAAATTACTGAGTGTAACACTAGCCCCGAACGGAATCCCAAAACCAAACCAGCCTCTCATGTCAAAGTCCATTGATCTGTCTCAATATCTCTTGGAATCTATGTATGTTGGTTTCTCTGCAGCAACTGGTACACTTGTTCCAAGTAACCACTACGTTCTAGGATGGAGCTTTAATAAAAGTGGACAAGCACAAAGCCTTGATGTTTCGAAGCTTCCTTCACTTCCCCGACAAAGGAAAGCAAAAGAGATATCAGGACTAATGATCATGGTTTTGCTCATAGCAGTAGCACTTGTGCTGATAACAATCACTGGAACTGCTTACAATTCAAGAAGGaagaaatttgaagaaataCGTGAAGACTGGGAAAAGGAGTACGGTCCTCACAGATTCACCTATAAGTATCTCTACAAGGCAACCAAAGGTTTCTCAGACAAAGAGCTTCTTGGAGCAGGAGGTTTTGGAAAGGTTTATAGAGGAATACTTCCTTCTTCCAATACACAAATTGCAGTCAAGAAAGTCTCCCATGATTCCAAACAAGGGATGAAAGAATTTGTGGCTGAGATTATTAGCATGGGAAGGCTGAGGCACAGAAACTTGGTCCAGCTCCTGGGATATTGCCGGCGAAGAGGAGAACTCCTCTTGGTCTATGATTATATGCCCAACGGAAGCCTTGACAAGCTCTTATATAGCAATGAAAAGCCAAACCTTAACTGGATTCAACGGTTTCGGATCCTGAAAGGAGTAGCTTCTGGCCTTCTCTACCTCCATGAAGAGTGGGAACAGATTGTTCTACACAGAGATGTAAAAGCAAGTAATGTTCTATTAGATGCTGAATTAAATGGAAGGCTAGGAGATTTTGGCCTTGCCAGATTATACGACCACGGCACCAATTCTCAAACCACCCATGTGGTTGGGACAGTGGGCTATTTGGCTCCAGAGCTTACTAGAACAGGGAGGGCAACCACTTGCACTGATGTGTTTTCTTTTGGGGCTTTCATGCTTGAGGTGGCTTGTGGAAGGAGGCCTATAGAACTACAAGGACTGCCTGAAGAGGTTGTTTTGGTTGATTACGTCTTTCTGTGCTGGGGAAAAGGAGCCATCCTTGATGCTAGTGATCCTAGATTGGAAGGTAATTATGTGGTGGAGGAAATGGAATTGGTTTTGAAACTAGGCCTGTTTTGCTCACACTTAGTGCCAGAAGCTAGGCCTAGCATGAGGCAAGTGGTGCAGTTTTTGGATGGCAATGCTAAGCTGCCAGAACTACCAAATGACAAAGCTTGTTTTGGTACATCTACAAGTAATGAAGTGTCTGATTTCTTGTTGTCATTTCCCTCATCTTTTAGCATAGCTTCTGCTCCTTCCTGTTCTAGCATTGATTCAATCCTCAGAAGTGGTCGTTGA